One window of the Rhizobiaceae bacterium genome contains the following:
- a CDS encoding branched-chain amino acid ABC transporter permease gives MSDFLLHVLIVAALYGIVAISLNLQAGVSGLMNFGQIAFYGIGGYAAAISASAGYPVPVGVAIGVVVAAAAGALIGRLGRNLDAEYWAIATLGIAEIFRIVLINEGWATGGAGGIGAPVRLFPGLAGRTELFAILALAVVALLVCLFIASRLTEGQFGRMLRLLREQPDLSVSFGHDIVWCKVRAMAIGAGIAALGGALSTYYIAYISPGDLIPFGTFLIWTMVIIGGIGNHWGALLGAFVVQFIFVGALFLKDVLGFPSELAGALRMMIVGILLLTFLMTRPEGAIPERLRKIDAQN, from the coding sequence GTGTCTGATTTCCTGCTTCACGTTCTGATCGTCGCCGCCCTCTACGGCATCGTCGCCATCAGCCTGAACCTTCAGGCCGGCGTCAGCGGCCTGATGAATTTTGGCCAGATCGCGTTCTACGGGATCGGCGGCTATGCCGCCGCGATCTCCGCCAGCGCCGGTTATCCGGTGCCTGTCGGCGTCGCCATCGGCGTCGTCGTGGCGGCTGCGGCAGGGGCGCTCATCGGCCGGCTGGGGCGCAATCTGGACGCCGAATACTGGGCGATCGCCACGCTCGGCATCGCCGAAATCTTCCGTATCGTCCTCATCAACGAAGGTTGGGCAACTGGCGGCGCCGGCGGCATCGGTGCGCCGGTTCGGCTTTTCCCCGGACTTGCCGGGCGCACGGAGCTCTTCGCTATCCTGGCGCTGGCCGTCGTCGCGCTGCTCGTCTGCCTCTTCATCGCCAGCAGGTTGACGGAAGGGCAGTTCGGCCGCATGCTGAGACTGCTGCGCGAGCAGCCGGACCTATCGGTCTCGTTCGGCCACGATATCGTCTGGTGCAAGGTCCGCGCCATGGCAATCGGTGCGGGCATCGCGGCGCTCGGCGGCGCGCTGTCGACCTACTACATCGCCTATATCAGCCCCGGGGACCTGATCCCGTTCGGCACGTTCCTGATCTGGACGATGGTCATCATCGGCGGCATTGGCAACCATTGGGGCGCCCTGCTCGGCGCCTTCGTGGTCCAGTTCATCTTCGTCGGCGCATTGTTCCTGAAGGACGTGCTGGGCTTTCCGTCCGAGCTCGCCGGCGCGTTGAGAATGATGATCGTCGGCATTCTCCTGCTCACCTTCCTCATGACCCGTCCAGAAGGCGCGATCCCCGAGCGGTTGCGGAAGATAGATGCTCAGAACTGA